The genomic window CGTTAGATTGAAGGTTTCGAAAAATAGTGTTATTTCTATTACGCGAAATGGTCCATCACAAGGCCGCCACCAAAATATGGGTCTTCAGATAACAACAACGATAATAATTAGGCTACCGGAATTACTTACTTGTTGCGAAAAAAGTAGTAACCTTGGAGAGGATTTGCAacgaataaaattattagaggACTGATTTCAAAATAGGCTTACAGGTGAGGGGGTTTCTTACACATTTTCAGAAAGAGAAATCCCCATCCACGCAcgctaaaaatcaaaaaacaaaaaaccctTTCAAAAacaaacactctctctctctctctctctctctcgctctctcgccGTCGCGTCCACTTCGATGGCGACGAAGGCCGACGAAGCCCCGCCGCCGCTTCCctccgtcgtcgccgccgccggcgccgcagAACCCTCCGATCCCCTCTGCGACCCCGAGATCCGCGCctcggcggcggaggccgaggaggaggaggaggatgatgcGGAGGAGGAGACGCGCGAGCCGAAGCGGCGGCGCACGTGCCCGGCCGCGCTCGAGACCCTCCTCCCCTCCGCCGCAGCGTGCGGCGGCGACGGCTccgtctccggcggcggcggagggtaCGAGGGCGAGGCGATCTCGTTCTCCTTCGAGGCGCGGAGCTTCGCCCCGATCGAGACCACCCCCAAGTTCGGATCCTTCaactcctcctccgccgccgcgccgatCCTCGAAaccgcgcctccgccgccgccgccgccgccgccgccgccgcgggaggaggaggaggaggaggcggtggaTGGGGTCGGAGTGGAGGGGAAAGAGGAAAGGGGCGGCGCCGAGGGCAAAATCGGAAATTCGCAAGGAAAAGAGGAATAATAATACTAAATGCTCGTGAGCACCTAAttgactttgagctgaaatttcaaatttagtccacttttattgttgttgttgttgttattattatctctaattatttcccctctttttccccctttttttttttttttacttttttttggcccctttttttttttttaatgtatgaCTAATAGTGGAAATTAATTTATGGGGAATAAAATAGTGGAATGTGAAATTTCTCGGCTTATAAATATTCCATCGGCATTTTCTCACCACACGCAATGCAGGCATTTTCTCACCACACGCAATGTAATGTTTAATTTTGAATGAAGCTATGTTATTAATATTAACAaagttgattttattattaccagataaatttatcaaatttaataattacttttgaactaaatttaatttaatttcataaatttaaatgtgCTCGCAAAGGGCAATTATTATCGGTGAAAACATAcagaatttaattaaattatggatagaaaatataaattactctctaaaataagaattatattagaatactattaatagcaccaaatcattagtgttattaagtttttagctcctaaataaaaaaatgtgcggttagaacgATACTAATCCTTTAGCATTAACTGGGTGGGTTgctgaataatatgatctaacgaataaaaataattagagagataaatttaacgacagaaaacttgataacacTAAATATTTAGTGTTATACCCGAACgcctaaaataatatatatattagaagaagaagaattaacAAACTATCCACGGCATCGAACACCTACTCTTATATAGTCGTCACCATTAGAAAAATTCTATGATAATCTTTCAATTTCATTTGAGTCATCAACACAATGATTCATAACATTTCTTTTCCACTTGACctataaatgaaaattataggaggaaaagaaaattaaaaaaaaaaagaaaaagaagaatccTTAGAACATTTATTCAACAGGTGATGCTAATTCGGGTGGTGTATCGTTGATTAAAGAAGCTTTTGATGAAACAGGCTCCTTGTACCATTCATTCTCTTGGCGTGTGACAAAGCAAGCCTCTGCATCAAAattaacaggaaaaaaaaaagaaaagaaaaaatcatatgaaataTGTTAGTCCAATTTTTATATAAAGCTTTAAAAGTTAAGGTAAagaaaaatgtatggagagtCCCTAAGTATCGGCCGATTTAAAATATACCGCTTAGATTTTATGCGTCCGCACTGATACTCCACTCAACTTCTGCTCGTTTCGATTCGAGTTGTTTTCGCTAACTGTAACGCCTAGTGATCGACGGTATAAGGATTAGGAATTTGGGGTTGATAAATTTGGGTCAGCGGTTTGGTCCCAATATGCTAGTAGGTTGGGtcattacaattggtatcagagccgaacaCTAACCGAAAGTGTAAAAGCTAAGTGCTATGGGCTTGAACTTGACAAGAACGTCAAGGTCTAAACGgagagccacctctagaattcCCTATTGTTTAGTCATTCTGGTCTTTATGTGTATTGGGCTTGGGCATGACGAGAATGTCAGAGTCTAAACATGAGAGTCCGTAGCGTCCCAATAGTACCATATCGAATAAGAAAAGAACTATGATTGAATTAGGCCAGACCCCAAAAATCCCATATCGAATGAGAAAAAGATTATGATTGAATTGGGCCTGACGAGGACTTTATGGGTCTAAACGGGAAAAGCTCCAACAGTCTAACATCGGATGAGAAAAAGGTTATAATTGAAAATGTAAGGTTCAGTGACTCTAATACTAAAAATTacacttaaacattttggactGGTGATTTAGGACCCAACGTTCGATTTGTGCTAGTAGGCTAGGTCGTTACACTAAAGAAGCCATTAAACTTAGGAATCGCTAGTTAAAACGATGGAAGctattaaaatatgaaaatgaaCAAAATTTAAGGGTCTTcatgctttttttcttttttggcggAATTTAAAGCTATAAATCCTTTGGGAACAATACTTGGTGAGTGCACTAAATGGGTAATTTACCTGATACAAATACATCCTTGTACTCATCGTCGTCGTAGATGAATGAAGGGGGATCCGGCGAACCGACGCCGACAATCGTGCTTCCACTGTTCAAAAGAATTTCCAATCATCACTTTAAGTATATTTCAGATAAACATTACATAGATATAAGCTTTTATCGCGAGGCATCAAGAAAAAGGACACAATCATACTAGCAGCAGTATCACTTCCTTTTCCCAAACTACTCCAACAAATGAATTTCAAGAGCTCCAGTTCTTTAATTTGAAGCAATTAAAAATGCAAAGAACTTTGCGGTCTGATGCGTCAGTACAAAGGCAAACAATCAGATAAGCACTAGAAAAGCTAAATCTTATGATCGTTTTCCGTTTTATTAGCAGAAATATAGCATGCGATGTTCAAAAAATTTGCGGTCTGTGACGAACTTGAAATGATCAACAAGTTATGGCCATAAATGAAAATGGTTCAATACCACTCAGTGCAGTCAAATCAAGCGCGAAAATTTACCTTCCCGACATAAAAACAGCGTTATAATCTCCCCGGCCAGCAGCAATTATACGCTTCTTCAACTTCTTCAAAGATGGCAAGACTTCAAAAGCAGGAGGCTCTGAGAAatacacaaacacacacacacgccaATACCCCATCATATAAAAACAGCGAAAGAAGTAAATAAATGAAACTATTATGAGAGGAGgaaataattggcatattaaCAGATGTTCCCGCATACCAAGATCGTTTACACAAACATCCTGAGATATCCCGTTTTGCGTGATCTCCCTAAGCAAGTTCAACGGGTCGACTGAACTAGCCTGGTCTAGCCGAAAGCGCTGCAAAACAGGAACTGATATCATAAGCTAATGCATATTAACCTGTGTATCATTGAGCAATCAATGGGATGAGCATTTCATTACTTTGTAAACTTCCGCAGTCGAGCATGCTTCTTGCGGCTTTACGAGCACCATAGGTAAGTCCACAGGCAAGGCATGCGGAATATCTTCAACAATCTAGCAACGAATGCAAGCTTTTAGTCGAACATTGCAACTCTACATTTTGATGGAAAATATCCACActtttattgttaaaaaaaaaaacattcttcaATTAACTTTATCTGTCAATACCAATGGCAAAGTAGATGCCCATAGTTTTCAGTCAGTCAAGCCACCAGAAAACACATATGCGGTATGCAAGCGCGCATGCAACAGTAATATGCAGTTcagcaaccaaaaaaaaaaacacattaaaaATGTAGCATGTAATGTCAATTAATCGTCGAGACATTATTCTTAGTCGTAGATGTATAAACAAGCAGAACcagagtagagagagaagagttttCATTGAGTTTATAATGTTGCTTAATGGAAACAATTCAATAAAAACCTTGTTCCTTGTTTCCGCATTGCAAATTTTCAGCATAAATTTAAGAACTAGTATCACGAAATTCCCCGCCGTATCTGTGTATGGCGTTGGTGGCAATCTAATAATTTGCCATACTCAGTTTCAGTTCAATTTCTAAACAAGGATGAAGCGCCGTAATCCCAAGACAAGGGAGCCTAACCTAGTAGCGACGAGAACCCTACTGAACACAAGATATCATTTACATAAAGGTCACATAAGATTCTTTACTAGCATTAGTGAGcttcaaaatagaaaataaagatCATTTATATGTGTGTATACCTCTCCCCTACCGGTACAATACGCCGCTCCGTgcgagaagaagaagggaataTCCGAACCAATTTCGCCCGACCATTCTTGAAGCTCCTTCTCCGAAGCAAGGCAGCCGCTAAACTGGTTAGCGGCCCATAGGGCAGTCGCGGCGTTACTACTTCCACCACCGAGACCCGCACCCGTAGGGACTTTTTTATCAAGATGAATCTACAGaaacaaaaattgaaataagAAATACGATAACGACGATTCAACCAAGATTCTAATAGCTTGTGAGTTACATTATCGACAAATCGTACCCAGAAAAAGTTATCTGTTCCGGTTTTCTTCCGGTAGAGGTTAAGCGCTTTGACGATCTGCAGGTCCACGAAATAAAGTTATAATTTGGAAGAAGATGACGAGTAGGAAAACGTGATTGTATACCAAATTCCTTTCATCGAGTGGGACGCCGGGCACGTTTGTCGACAACTGATCCTTCGTCTTCGTGGGCGACAAGGAGAATTTGATGGTATCTCCTAAACTAACTACCTGAAGGGTTCATCAAGCAAATTAAGAGAATTTAAATGGATATGGTGATGATTCTACACAATTATCTGAGCACTAAAAGGtgaaaagaaacataaaaaactGAAA from Ananas comosus cultivar F153 linkage group 23, ASM154086v1, whole genome shotgun sequence includes these protein-coding regions:
- the LOC109727766 gene encoding 4-diphosphocytidyl-2-C-methyl-D-erythritol kinase, chloroplastic; the encoded protein is MASSSHLLPFHLHPCHYNTKTPKNPTFRGVSSPNLGHGSCYFHQKSSFQKNSSPRIMASGSGRRQVQIVYDPDERINRLADEVDKNTGLSRLSLFSPCKINVFLRITGKREDGFHDLASLFHVVSLGDTIKFSLSPTKTKDQLSTNVPGVPLDERNLIVKALNLYRKKTGTDNFFWIHLDKKVPTGAGLGGGSSNAATALWAANQFSGCLASEKELQEWSGEIGSDIPFFFSHGAAYCTGRGEIVEDIPHALPVDLPMVLVKPQEACSTAEVYKRFRLDQASSVDPLNLLREITQNGISQDVCVNDLEPPAFEVLPSLKKLKKRIIAAGRGDYNAVFMSGSGSTIVGVGSPDPPSFIYDDDEYKDVFVSEACFVTRQENEWYKEPVSSKASLINDTPPELASPVE
- the LOC109728172 gene encoding transcription factor jun-D-like, whose protein sequence is MATKADEAPPPLPSVVAAAGAAEPSDPLCDPEIRASAAEAEEEEEDDAEEETREPKRRRTCPAALETLLPSAAACGGDGSVSGGGGGYEGEAISFSFEARSFAPIETTPKFGSFNSSSAAAPILETAPPPPPPPPPPPREEEEEEAVDGVGVEGKEERGGAEGKIGNSQGKEE